A window of the Balaenoptera acutorostrata chromosome 13, mBalAcu1.1, whole genome shotgun sequence genome harbors these coding sequences:
- the SLC7A4 gene encoding cationic amino acid transporter 4 has translation MASGLPSTAGLARFCQKLKRLKPLEEATMETSLQRCLSALDLTLLGVGAMVGSGLYVLTGTVAKEITGPAVIVSFTVAAVASLLAALCYAEFGARVPRTGSAYLFTYVSMGELWAFLIGWNLVLEYVIAGAAVARAWSGYLDAMFDHHIRNFTEAHVGIWQVPLLARYPDFLAAGILLLASTFVSCGARVSSWLNHTLSAISMVVILFIIILGFVLARSHNWGKEEGGFAPFGFSGIMSGTATCFYAFVGFDVIAASSEEARNPKRAVPLAIAISLGLAASAYILVSTVLTLMVPWHSLDPNSALADAFYQRGYSWAGYLVATGSICAMTTVLLNGLFCLPRIIYAMAADGLFFQAFAYVHPRTQVPLVGILVFGVLTALVALLLDLEALVQFLSIGTLLAYSFVAISIIVLRFQKAPLSSSPSPASPRPAAKEYNSFSDHIELVGTEQFPAPEPGQLRPALRPYLGFLDRCSPGVAVASAICVLVASAITLGCVLIFGDSALHLPRWGYILLLLLCGIMFLLSLLVLGAHQQQRQQDTFQIPMVPLIPALSILLNICLMLKLSYLTWVRFSIWLLIGLLVYFGYGIWHSKENQRELPGVTITRYVVFPSGSLEETVQVVQPPSQAPAQEPSSP, from the exons ATGGCTTCAGGACTGCCCAGCACTGCCGGCCTGGCGCGCTTCTGCCAGAAGCTGAAACGGCTGAAGCCGCTGGAGGAGGCCACCATGGAGACATCGCTGCAGCGCTGCCTGTCCGCACTGGACCTAACCCTGCTGGGAGTGGGGGCCATGGTGGGCTCAGGCCTCTATGTGCTCACCGGCACCGTGGCCAAGGAAATAACCGGCCCGGCCGTGATCGTGTCCTTCACTGTGGCCGCCGTGGCCTCCCTGCTGGCGGCCCTGTGTTACGCGGAGTTTGGGGCACGCGTGCCCCGCACAGGCTCTGCCTACCTGTTCACCTACGTGTCCATGGGTGAGCTGTGGGCCTTCCTTATCGGCTGGAACCTGGTGCTCGAGTACGTCATAGCTGGTGCTGCTGTGGCCCGCGCCTGGAGCGGCTACCTGGACGCCATGTTCGACCACCACATCCGCAACTTCACCGAGGCCCATGTGGGCATCTGGCAGGTGCCCCTCCTGGCCAGATATCCTGACTTCCTGGCTGCCGGCATCCTACTTTTGGCCTCCACCTTCGTCTCCTGCGGAGCCCGTGTCTCCTCCTGGCTCAACCACACCTTATCTGCCATCAGCATGGTCGTCATCCTCTTCATCATCATCCTGGGGTTCGTCCTCGCCCGCTCACACAACTGGGGCAAGGAGGAGGGCGGCTTTGCGCCCTTCGGCTTCTCCGGTATCATGTCCGGCACCGCGACCTGCTTCTACGCCTTCGTGGGCTTTGACGTCATTGCTGCCTCTAGTGAGGAGGCCCGGAACCCGAAGCGAGCTGTGCCCCTGGCCATTGCCATCTCGCTTGGCCTCGCGGCCAGCGCCTACATCCTGGTCTCCACTGTGCTCACCCTCATGGTGCCCTGGCACAGCCTGGACCCTAATTCAGCGCTCGCTGATGCCTTCTACCAGCGGGGCTACAGCTGGGCTGGCTACCTCGTGGCGACTGGCTCCATCTGCG CCATGACCACTGTCCTGCTCAACGGTCTCTTCTGCCTTCCCCGCATCATCTACGCCATGGCCGCCGATGGGCTCTTCTTCCAGGCATTTGCCTACGTGCACCCCCGGACACAGGTGCCTCTGGTAGGCATCCTGGTGTTCGGGGTTCTCACGGCTTTGGTGGCGCTGCTGCTGGACCTCGAGGCATTGGTCCAGTTCCTGTCCATCGGCACACTGCTGGCCTACAGCTTCGTGGCTATCAGCATTATCGTGCTGCGATTCCAGAAGGCCCCTCTGTCCAGTTCCCCAAGCCCAGCCAGCCCCCGCCCTGCGGCCAAGGAGTACAACTCCTTCTCAGACCACATAGAGCTGGTGGGCACCGAGCAGTTTCCAGCCCCCGAGCCTGGGCAGCTGCGGCCAGCCCTGAGGCCCTACTTGGGCTTCCTGGATAGGTGCAGCCCTGGAGTGGCCGTGGCTTCAGCGATCTGTGTCCTGGTGGCCTCAGCCATCACCCTGGGCTGCGTGCTGATCTTCGGGGACTCAGCACTGCACCTCCCTCGCTGGGGCTACATCCTGCTGCTTCTGCTCTGCGGCATCATGTTTCTGCTCAGTCTCCTTGTCCTGGGGGCCCACCAGCAGCAACGCCAGCAGGACACCTTCCAG ATCCCCATGGTGCCCCTGATTCCAGCCCTGAGCATTCTCCTCAATATCTGCCTCATGCTGAAGCTGAGCTACCTGACCTGGGTGCGCTTCTCCATCTGGCTGCTGATCG GACTCTTGGTATATTTCGGCTACGGCATCTGGCACAGCAAGGAGAACCAGCGGGAGCTGCCGGGGGTGACCATCACACGCTATGTGGTTTTCCCTAGCGGCAGCCTGGAGGAGACAGTGCAGGTCGTGCAGCCCCCCAGCCAGGCGCCAGCCCAGGAGCCCAGCAGTCCATGA
- the LOC103018473 gene encoding tubulin alpha-3 chain-like, protein MPSDKTIGGGDDSFNTFFSETGAGKHVPRAVFVDLEPTVVDEVRTGTYRQLFHPEQLITGKEDAANNYARGHYTIGKEIVDLVLDRIRKLADLCTGLQGFLIFHSFGGGTGSGFASLLMERLSVDYGKKSKLEFAIYPAPQVSTAVVEPYNSILTTHTTLEHSDCAFMVDNEAIYDICRRNLDIERPTYTNLNRLIGQIVSSITASLRFDGALNVDLTEFQTNLVPYPRIHFPLATYAPVISAEKAYHEQLSVAEITNACFEPANQMVKCDPRHGKYMACCMLYRGDVVPKDVNAAIATIKTKRTIQFVDWCPTGFKVGINYQPPTVVPGGDLAKVQRAVCMLSNTTAIAEAWARLDHKFDLMYAKRAFVHWYVGEGMEEGEFSEAREDLAALEKDYEEVGVDSVEAEAEEGEEY, encoded by the exons ATGCCAAGTGACAAAACCATCGGCGGTGGGGATGACTCATTCAACACGTTCTTCAGTGAGACCGGGGCTGGCAAGCATGTGCCCAGAGCCGTGTTCGTGGACCTGGAGCCCACCGTGGTCG ATGAAGTGCGCACGGGGACCTACAGGCAGCTCTTCCACCCGGAGCAGCTGATCACCGGGAAGGAGGACGCAGCCAATAACTACGCCAGAGGCCATTACACCATCGGCAAGGAGATCGTCGATCTGGTCCTGGACCGGATCCGCAAACTG GCGGACCTGTGCACGGGCCTGCAGGGCTTCCTCATCTTCCACAGCTTCGGGGGCGGCACCGGCTCGGGCTTTGCGTCCCTGCTCATGGAGCGGCTCTCTGTGGACTACGGCAAGAAGTCCAAGCTGGAGTTCGCCATCTACCCGGCCCCCCAGGTGTCCACGGCCGTGGTGGAGCCCTACAACTCCATCCTGACCACGCACACGACCCTGGAGCACTCGGACTGTGCCTTCATGGTGGACAACGAGGCCATCTATGACATCTGCCGGCGCAACCTGGACATCGAGCGGCCCACGTACACCAACCTTAACCGTCTGATCGGGCAGATCGTGTCCTCCATCACGGCCTCCCTGCGCTTTGACGGCGCCCTCAACGTGGACCTGACGGAGTTCCAGACCAACCTGGTGCCCTACCCCCGCATCCACTTCCCTCTGGCCACATACGCCCCGGTCATCTCGGCCGAGAAGGCCTACCATGAGCAGCTGTCCGTGGCCGAGATCACCAACGCCTGCTTCGAGCCGGCCAACCAGATGGTCAAGTGTGACCCTCGCCACGGCAAGTACATGGCCTGCTGCATGCTGTACAGGGGGGACGTGGTCCCCAAAGACGTCAATGCGGCCATTGCCACCATCAAGACCAAGCGCACCATCCAGTTTGTGGACTGGTGCCCGACTGGGTTCAAG GTGGGCATCAACTACCAGCCCCCCACAGTGGTCCCAGGGGGAGACCTGGCCAAGGTGCAGCGGGCCGTGTGCATGCTGAGCAACACCACGGCCATCGCCGAGGCCTGGGCCCGCCTGGACCACAAATTCGACCTCATGTACGCCAAGCGTGCCTTCGTGCACTGGTACGTGGGGGAGGGCATGGAGGAGGGCGAGTTCTCGGAGGCCCGGGAGGACTTGGCAGCACTGGAGAAAGATTACGAAGAGGTGGGTGTGGACTCGGTGGAAGCGGAGGCCGAGGAAGGGGAAGAGTACTGA